A genomic window from Flavobacterium phycosphaerae includes:
- a CDS encoding ABC transporter ATPase, whose translation MFVPFENLPEDSKIWIYQSNRKFSDDELAEIENDLKVFIENWSAHGTGLEASYLLKYSRFIILAVNQEVQQATGCSIDSSVAFIQDLEQKYQVDLLDKMNVTFKNGEHIAHKSLIDFKRMAKEKAVTANTIVFNNLVNTIEEFNENWEVPAGESLHSRFF comes from the coding sequence ATGTTTGTTCCTTTTGAAAATTTACCCGAAGATTCCAAAATTTGGATCTACCAATCCAATCGCAAGTTTTCTGATGATGAACTGGCCGAAATTGAAAATGATTTAAAAGTGTTTATCGAAAATTGGTCAGCACACGGTACCGGATTAGAAGCTTCTTACTTGTTGAAATACAGTCGGTTTATCATCTTGGCCGTAAATCAAGAAGTGCAACAAGCAACCGGGTGTTCTATCGATTCCTCGGTGGCGTTTATTCAAGATTTGGAACAAAAATACCAAGTTGATTTATTGGATAAAATGAATGTTACTTTCAAAAATGGCGAGCACATAGCCCATAAATCGTTGATTGATTTTAAACGTATGGCTAAAGAAAAAGCGGTAACGGCCAACACCATAGTTTTCAATAACTTGGTAAATACCATCGAAGAGTTTAACGAAAACTGGGAAGTACCTGCCGGAGAAAGCTTGCACAGTCGTTTCTTTTAA
- a CDS encoding glycoside hydrolase family 3 N-terminal domain-containing protein, protein MKSFLFRIGLFTALIVLVTNCSSVKNTSYNVILPKAEIAAEEEMYVPLIKSERKNFFPETTTETRWVDSIYNQMTFDEKVGQLFMVAAYSNKDTIHTNAIQKLVRDYKIGGLIFFQGGPMRQARLTNLYQSKAKVPLFIGIDAEWGMSMRLDSTFRYPFNMTLGAIRDLKLIEKVGTSMAKESKRMGVHFNFAPVLDINTNPKNPIIGYRSFGENKVNVTEHAIALMDGVQSQGVFSTGKHFPGHGDTSTDSHSTLPLVTASLDHLEKVEMYPYKRMFDEGLVSVMVAHLSVPSLEPREGYPTSISHHVVTDVLKNELGFDGLIFTDALNMKGASNFKKPGDIDLEAFLAGNDILLFAENVPLAAEKICVAYQDGLISDERLAESVKKILRYKFKAGLYKYQPIEGINLYNDLNPASNEALQYELYENALTVVKNDNVLPIKNLNQKIAYVKIGDDINSTFVSTLKKYTEVTEIADANIDSLLVKLADYETVIIGYHKSDKSWWKAPELMVSELQLIDSVAAKKKVILDCFAKPYSLSRILNFDAIEGMVVSYQNGDIAQEVSAELLFGAIAAKGKLPVSINSTYKAGDGIATEKLDRLGFAKPENVGMSSEKLKQIETYAQKAIDRMMAPGMQVLVARKGKVIYQKSFGTKTYGSTDKVKNTDLYDVASLTKMVATLPNVMQVYDQKKVSLETTLGEMLPMFKGSNKQQMTFKELLSHYGRMQAWIPFYKATLDSAKMPMEKYYRKVYTEGFTKRVSDSLFLRDDYHDTIMKQIINSPLIDKKEYRYSDFTFIILKQYLEKITGKKLDELADDNFYKTLGMNNTLYNPLRKFDKSVIVPTEIDTYFRHTTVQGYVHDMEAAMEDGVGGHAGIFSNAMDIAKMMQMYLQKGNYGGQHYFSEATFTDFNTCWYCTQGNRRGLGFDKPQISGGGPTCGCVSSSSFGHTGFTGTIAWADPSTGIIYVFLSNRTYPDSNLPNTLSKENIREDIQKVIQDAIIDK, encoded by the coding sequence ATGAAAAGTTTTTTATTCAGAATAGGATTATTCACAGCATTGATAGTTTTGGTGACGAATTGTTCGTCAGTCAAGAATACGTCATACAATGTAATTTTACCCAAAGCTGAAATTGCAGCAGAGGAGGAAATGTATGTGCCTCTTATCAAATCCGAAAGAAAAAACTTTTTCCCGGAAACCACTACCGAAACCCGCTGGGTAGACAGTATTTACAACCAAATGACTTTTGATGAAAAAGTAGGGCAACTATTCATGGTGGCTGCTTATTCCAATAAAGATACCATTCACACCAACGCGATTCAAAAATTGGTACGCGATTACAAAATTGGAGGCTTAATTTTCTTTCAAGGAGGGCCTATGCGTCAGGCACGTTTAACCAATTTATACCAATCAAAAGCTAAAGTGCCTTTGTTTATTGGGATTGATGCCGAATGGGGGATGAGCATGCGTTTAGATTCTACTTTCCGCTATCCTTTTAATATGACTTTGGGCGCTATCAGAGATTTAAAATTGATAGAAAAAGTGGGCACTAGCATGGCTAAAGAAAGCAAAAGAATGGGCGTGCATTTCAATTTCGCTCCGGTTTTAGATATTAATACCAACCCGAAAAATCCAATTATCGGTTATCGTTCTTTTGGTGAAAATAAAGTTAATGTTACTGAACATGCCATTGCCTTAATGGATGGCGTTCAAAGTCAGGGTGTTTTTTCAACCGGGAAGCATTTTCCGGGTCATGGTGATACTTCAACAGACTCACACAGCACACTGCCTCTGGTAACAGCCTCTTTGGACCATTTGGAAAAGGTAGAAATGTATCCTTATAAACGTATGTTTGACGAAGGCTTGGTTTCAGTAATGGTGGCGCATTTGAGCGTGCCGAGTTTAGAACCCAGAGAAGGGTATCCCACTTCAATTTCGCATCATGTGGTTACCGATGTGCTTAAAAATGAATTAGGCTTTGACGGTTTGATTTTTACCGATGCCCTTAATATGAAAGGTGCCAGTAATTTTAAAAAACCGGGTGATATAGATTTAGAAGCCTTTTTAGCCGGAAATGATATTTTGCTTTTTGCTGAAAATGTACCGTTGGCTGCCGAAAAAATTTGCGTAGCCTATCAAGACGGTTTGATTTCTGATGAGCGATTAGCGGAGTCGGTAAAGAAAATTTTGCGCTACAAATTCAAAGCCGGATTGTATAAATACCAACCCATTGAAGGCATCAATTTGTATAACGATTTGAACCCCGCCAGCAATGAAGCGTTGCAATATGAGTTGTATGAAAACGCCCTTACGGTGGTCAAGAATGATAATGTGTTGCCGATTAAAAACCTTAATCAAAAAATTGCCTATGTCAAAATAGGCGATGACATTAACAGCACTTTTGTTTCGACTTTAAAAAAATACACTGAAGTAACTGAAATTGCTGATGCTAATATTGATTCTTTGTTAGTCAAATTAGCCGATTATGAAACGGTAATCATTGGTTACCACAAATCGGATAAAAGCTGGTGGAAAGCACCGGAGCTTATGGTTTCGGAGTTGCAGTTGATAGATTCGGTTGCCGCTAAAAAGAAAGTTATTTTAGATTGTTTTGCCAAGCCGTATTCTCTTTCCCGAATTTTGAATTTTGATGCTATTGAAGGCATGGTGGTTTCCTATCAAAACGGTGATATCGCGCAGGAAGTTTCAGCCGAATTATTATTCGGAGCTATTGCGGCCAAAGGAAAATTACCGGTTTCTATCAACAGTACTTATAAAGCCGGTGACGGTATAGCTACAGAAAAATTAGACCGATTAGGATTTGCCAAGCCCGAAAATGTTGGGATGAGTTCTGAAAAACTAAAGCAGATTGAGACCTATGCGCAGAAGGCTATCGACAGAATGATGGCCCCGGGCATGCAAGTTTTAGTCGCCCGAAAAGGCAAAGTGATTTACCAAAAATCGTTCGGGACTAAAACGTATGGCAGTACTGATAAAGTAAAGAATACCGATTTATACGATGTGGCTTCCCTGACCAAAATGGTAGCGACTTTGCCCAACGTAATGCAGGTTTACGACCAAAAGAAAGTTTCGCTCGAAACTACTTTAGGAGAAATGTTGCCCATGTTTAAAGGGTCTAATAAACAACAAATGACTTTCAAAGAATTGTTGTCGCATTACGGCAGAATGCAGGCATGGATTCCGTTTTATAAAGCCACTTTAGATTCGGCTAAAATGCCAATGGAAAAATACTATCGCAAGGTATACACCGAAGGCTTTACCAAACGAGTGTCTGACAGTTTGTTCCTTCGCGATGATTACCACGATACCATCATGAAGCAAATCATCAACAGCCCGTTGATTGATAAAAAAGAATACCGATACAGCGATTTTACTTTCATCATTTTGAAACAATACTTAGAGAAAATCACCGGTAAAAAGTTAGACGAATTGGCTGATGACAATTTTTACAAGACATTAGGGATGAACAATACACTATACAATCCGTTGCGAAAGTTTGATAAAAGTGTAATTGTTCCGACTGAGATTGATACGTATTTCCGTCACACCACCGTGCAAGGGTATGTACACGATATGGAAGCCGCTATGGAAGATGGCGTTGGCGGTCATGCCGGCATTTTTTCGAATGCGATGGATATAGCGAAGATGATGCAAATGTACCTTCAAAAAGGAAATTACGGTGGGCAACATTATTTTTCAGAAGCTACTTTTACTGATTTCAATACTTGTTGGTATTGTACACAAGGTAATCGCCGAGGCCTTGGATTTGACAAACCTCAAATTAGTGGGGGTGGGCCAACTTGTGGTTGTGTATCGTCGTCGAGTTTTGGGCATACCGGATTTACCGGAACGATTGCGTGGGCTGACCCGTCAACCGGTATTATTTATGTTTTCTTATCCAACCGAACGTATCCGGATTCGAATTTGCCTAACACCCTTTCCAAAGAAAACATTCGTGAAGACATTCAGAAAGTCATTCAGGATGCCATCATCGACAAATAA
- the bshA gene encoding N-acetyl-alpha-D-glucosaminyl L-malate synthase BshA: protein MKIAIVCYPTFGGSGVVATELGLELAHRGHEIHFITYRQPVRLALLNPNVHYHEVNVPEYPLFHYQPYELALSSKLVDTVKLYKIELLHVHYAIPHAYAGYMAKQMLKSEGIHIPMVTTLHGTDITLVGNHPVYKTAVTFSINKSDIVTSVSQSLKDDTYKHFNIKKDIHVIPNFIELDKHRNETLISCQRSVMAKREERIVTHISNFRRVKRIPDIIKIFYKIQEHIPAKLMMVGDGPEKAKAEQLCAELGIQDKVIFFGNSHEIDQILSYSDLFLLPSETESFGLAALEAMAWSVPVISSNSGGLPEVNFDGVSGYLSNVGDVDSMAQNALKILSDEATLAEFKSNALTVAKQFDIKNILPLYEELYHEAINQKAKK, encoded by the coding sequence ATGAAAATAGCCATTGTTTGCTATCCTACCTTTGGGGGAAGTGGTGTAGTAGCCACAGAGTTGGGACTCGAATTAGCCCATCGCGGTCACGAAATTCATTTTATTACTTATCGTCAGCCCGTTCGTTTAGCACTATTGAATCCTAATGTGCATTACCACGAGGTTAATGTTCCCGAATATCCTTTGTTTCATTATCAACCCTATGAGTTGGCCTTGTCCAGTAAATTGGTGGATACGGTAAAACTCTATAAAATAGAATTGTTGCATGTGCATTATGCTATTCCTCATGCGTATGCCGGGTATATGGCCAAGCAAATGTTGAAAAGTGAAGGTATCCATATTCCGATGGTCACAACGCTTCACGGAACGGATATTACCTTAGTGGGGAATCATCCGGTTTATAAAACAGCCGTTACCTTCAGCATCAACAAATCGGATATAGTCACTTCGGTTTCCCAAAGTTTAAAAGACGACACTTATAAGCATTTCAATATAAAAAAGGATATTCATGTAATTCCCAACTTTATCGAGTTAGATAAACATCGCAATGAGACTTTGATTTCCTGTCAACGTTCGGTTATGGCTAAGCGGGAAGAGCGCATTGTTACGCACATCAGTAACTTCCGCAGGGTAAAACGCATTCCGGATATTATTAAGATTTTCTATAAAATTCAGGAGCATATTCCGGCCAAATTAATGATGGTAGGTGATGGGCCCGAAAAAGCTAAAGCGGAGCAATTGTGTGCTGAATTAGGCATTCAGGATAAAGTCATTTTCTTTGGTAACAGTCATGAAATAGACCAAATTTTGTCCTACTCGGATTTGTTCTTGTTGCCTTCAGAAACCGAAAGTTTCGGATTGGCTGCTTTAGAAGCTATGGCTTGGAGTGTACCGGTGATTTCCAGCAACTCAGGTGGTTTGCCCGAAGTGAATTTTGACGGCGTTTCAGGCTATTTGAGCAATGTAGGCGATGTGGACAGTATGGCTCAAAATGCGTTGAAAATTTTATCTGATGAAGCAACATTGGCTGAATTTAAAAGTAATGCTTTAACTGTTGCTAAACAATTTGATATTAAAAATATACTGCCGCTTTATGAAGAATTGTATCATGAAGCCATCAACCAAAAAGCCAAAAAATGA
- a CDS encoding MBOAT family O-acyltransferase translates to MLFNSISFALFLPIVFFLYWFVTNKSLRNQNILLLLSSYFFYACWDWRFLFLLIFSTLLDYYTGLKMSDAQSSGAKKFWLWLSVSINLGFLGFFKYYNFFAESFAEGVSNLGFHIDTWTLKIILPVGISFYTFHGLSYVIDIYNDKIKAEKNFIDYSVFVSFFPLLVAGPIERATHLLPQIQKKRTFNFAVAADGVKQILWGLFKKIVIADQCAKYVNLIFDHATDYSGSTLVVGAVLFAFQIYGDFSGYSDIALGTARLFGIDLLRNFAFPYFSRDIAEFWRRWHISLSTWFRDYLYVPLGGSRGGVWMKVRNTFIIFLVSGFWHGANWTFIIWGLLNALYIMPSILFNTNRNNLDIVATGRLLPSLKDFASMVLTFSLTVLAWIFFRSETVAGAFEYIGIIFSKSLFTFPLVFPKLQLLLLLFFIGIEWMGRQNQYAIATLGNQKPKVVRYAFYYLLILMIVVFNGNSQQFIYFQF, encoded by the coding sequence ATGCTTTTTAACTCGATTAGTTTTGCCCTGTTTTTACCGATAGTATTCTTTCTGTATTGGTTTGTAACCAATAAATCTCTCAGAAATCAAAACATTTTACTGCTGCTTTCGAGTTACTTTTTCTATGCTTGTTGGGATTGGCGTTTTCTGTTTTTACTGATTTTTTCCACCTTACTAGACTATTATACCGGTTTGAAGATGTCTGATGCCCAAAGCAGCGGGGCTAAAAAGTTCTGGCTGTGGTTGAGTGTTTCCATCAATCTGGGTTTTTTAGGATTCTTCAAATACTACAACTTTTTTGCGGAATCGTTTGCCGAAGGAGTCTCCAATTTAGGGTTTCATATCGATACCTGGACATTAAAGATAATTCTTCCGGTAGGGATTTCATTTTACACTTTCCACGGATTGTCTTATGTAATTGATATTTATAATGACAAAATCAAAGCGGAAAAGAACTTTATTGATTATTCCGTTTTCGTTAGTTTTTTTCCTTTATTGGTAGCTGGGCCGATAGAAAGAGCTACCCATTTGTTACCTCAAATTCAAAAGAAGCGAACATTTAATTTTGCTGTAGCCGCTGATGGTGTTAAGCAAATTTTATGGGGATTGTTCAAAAAAATTGTCATTGCCGATCAGTGTGCCAAATACGTAAACCTAATCTTTGACCATGCCACCGATTACTCAGGAAGTACCTTAGTCGTTGGAGCTGTTTTGTTTGCTTTCCAGATTTATGGTGATTTTTCAGGCTACTCTGATATCGCTTTGGGAACGGCACGCTTGTTTGGAATTGACTTGCTCCGCAATTTTGCCTTTCCTTACTTCTCCAGAGATATTGCCGAATTCTGGCGTCGTTGGCATATATCACTTTCAACCTGGTTCAGAGATTATTTATATGTGCCGTTAGGAGGCAGTAGAGGCGGAGTCTGGATGAAAGTTAGAAATACATTTATCATTTTTTTGGTCAGTGGGTTTTGGCACGGGGCTAACTGGACATTCATCATTTGGGGACTCTTAAACGCCTTGTACATCATGCCATCTATACTCTTCAATACAAACCGTAATAATTTAGATATAGTAGCAACAGGTAGACTACTGCCGAGTCTTAAAGATTTTGCCTCAATGGTACTCACGTTTAGTCTAACGGTTTTGGCTTGGATATTTTTCAGGTCAGAAACTGTTGCCGGAGCTTTTGAATATATCGGAATCATTTTCTCAAAATCACTGTTTACCTTTCCTTTGGTTTTTCCAAAATTACAGCTGCTGTTACTCCTATTTTTTATTGGTATTGAGTGGATGGGAAGGCAAAACCAGTATGCCATTGCAACGTTGGGCAATCAAAAACCCAAAGTAGTGCGTTATGCATTTTATTATTTGCTGATTTTGATGATTGTTGTTTTTAATGGGAATAGTCAACAGTTTATTTATTTTCAATTTTAG
- a CDS encoding alginate O-acetyltransferase AlgX-related protein, with the protein MKQFLTKIFLFLLLPILLWGIIEAVLPITTFTHRTSEAICFVTKIPHEASYYPNIDSKMIAVGDMCHHTKYQVYKEEIWKTDDLGFRNNEFIANPDILIIGDSFTQGTSLSQNQTITNKLKAKFGDSIKVYNMAPSSMSELDRYLALGIIKKPKLLIFSVVERNIPPKIEPFDPKKNTKLKHIIKSICGWGNINVYLDKAFKQYSIKWIQSRISHAKGQGIPAVDDSNMFFFNGVKDGHKPEDLNNEADIILSYKKYCEKRGIRFLFLPMPNKETIYFEKVPFAKQPNYLAKLDTVLKAKNIDAINTVKLYNEYRKKHTHYLYHLDDTHWNSNATALVSEELYQHITNERLLSR; encoded by the coding sequence ATGAAGCAGTTTTTAACCAAAATATTTTTATTCTTGCTGTTGCCCATACTCTTATGGGGAATAATCGAAGCCGTTCTGCCTATTACGACTTTTACCCACAGGACTAGTGAAGCCATTTGTTTTGTTACCAAAATTCCACACGAAGCCAGTTATTACCCTAATATTGATTCAAAAATGATTGCTGTAGGCGATATGTGTCACCATACAAAATATCAGGTATATAAAGAAGAAATTTGGAAGACCGATGACTTAGGATTCCGTAACAATGAATTCATAGCCAATCCCGATATCTTGATTATAGGTGATTCGTTTACTCAGGGCACCAGTTTGAGCCAAAATCAAACCATTACCAATAAGCTGAAGGCAAAATTTGGCGATAGCATAAAAGTATACAATATGGCTCCCAGTTCGATGTCAGAGCTTGACCGTTATCTTGCCTTAGGCATCATCAAAAAACCAAAACTTCTTATTTTTTCTGTTGTAGAGCGAAACATTCCGCCCAAAATTGAACCGTTTGACCCTAAAAAAAATACAAAGTTGAAGCATATCATAAAGTCAATCTGTGGTTGGGGTAATATCAATGTCTATTTAGATAAAGCTTTCAAGCAGTATTCTATCAAGTGGATTCAATCCCGTATCAGTCATGCAAAGGGCCAAGGCATTCCTGCGGTTGATGACTCAAATATGTTCTTTTTTAATGGTGTTAAAGACGGACATAAGCCCGAAGATTTGAACAACGAAGCTGATATTATTCTTTCGTATAAAAAATATTGTGAGAAACGTGGGATACGGTTTTTGTTTTTGCCGATGCCCAATAAGGAAACAATTTATTTTGAAAAGGTTCCTTTTGCAAAACAACCAAATTATTTAGCTAAATTGGACACTGTTTTGAAAGCCAAAAATATTGATGCAATCAATACGGTAAAACTGTACAATGAATACCGTAAAAAGCATACGCACTATTTATATCATTTAGACGATACGCATTGGAATTCGAATGCAACAGCCTTGGTATCTGAAGAATTGTACCAACACATTACTAACGAGAGGCTATTAAGCCGTTAA